Proteins encoded in a region of the Saccharothrix ecbatanensis genome:
- a CDS encoding ATP-binding protein has product MGRKELLAELRRRIGVAPLITLTGVGGAGKTRLALELAAQVDRAYDDGVRLVELASARGGDPELLAQVVASAVGVPDQATTTPLETLVDYLKPRKLLLVLDNCEHLVEPVAHLVRTVLGAAPGLRIVATSRARLRVPGEVLVMVPPLDVPAEGSPLDLGHESVALLVDRAEASVPGWGGVTPENWPDVVRVLRRVAGIPLAIEQAVVRMRSMPVSLLADRLDDVMRVLTANDTTAVEHHQTMAALIDWSHDHCTPAERLLWARLSVFEGGFTLPAAEAVCAGDGLDAYDVADTLAGLVDKSIALPSADRSRYHLLEPLRQHGAARLRDAGEVDDVRLRHQDYFRRDAARLAESFVGHNEAALLAAVDADMANHRVVLADLIGNPATAYAGLQMSVDLARTRWYTYAGRLPEERLWLGRALAAAPVAADPLRASAIALDAWIALCLGVERQQVARRVDEAVALAREVDVPLAAVTFVGGAYIVLATGDLDGVELLRQAHKEFGELGQPFAVDHHLAHILLTVSLVLLGTREQAEPAADDFLTTCQQLEAAWGLSWAHWCNGVVETRWGDPKRALEVLREGLRIQRAIRDKWGPLWTIEALGWAHVRAGDARAAARMLGLAHRLHRVTGVRVDGLVPFSLLSEQTAAQARAALGDDEYERAYASRAESVDEALAIVLDEDVAANSAPDHRPAGLTPAEWNVARLVGDGLSNTEVATRLVISPATVHTHLTRIYRKLDIANRHQLITLLASMVERPPPGTVRRSSPSRADM; this is encoded by the coding sequence GTGGGACGGAAGGAACTACTCGCCGAACTGCGTCGACGGATCGGCGTCGCACCGCTCATAACGCTCACCGGCGTGGGCGGTGCGGGCAAGACCCGGTTGGCGCTGGAACTGGCCGCGCAGGTGGACCGCGCCTACGACGACGGCGTGCGCCTGGTCGAGCTGGCGTCCGCCCGCGGCGGCGACCCGGAGTTGTTGGCGCAGGTCGTGGCGAGCGCGGTCGGCGTGCCGGACCAGGCCACCACGACGCCGTTGGAGACGCTGGTCGACTACCTCAAGCCGCGGAAACTCCTGCTGGTGCTGGACAACTGCGAGCACCTGGTCGAACCGGTGGCGCACCTCGTGCGCACGGTGCTCGGCGCGGCGCCCGGACTGCGGATCGTGGCCACCAGCCGGGCCCGGCTCCGGGTGCCCGGCGAGGTGCTGGTCATGGTGCCGCCGCTGGACGTGCCCGCTGAGGGCTCGCCGCTCGACCTGGGCCACGAGTCGGTGGCGCTGCTGGTCGACCGCGCCGAGGCGAGCGTGCCCGGCTGGGGTGGTGTCACGCCGGAGAACTGGCCGGACGTGGTGCGGGTGCTGCGCCGGGTCGCGGGCATCCCGTTGGCGATCGAGCAGGCCGTGGTGCGGATGCGGTCCATGCCGGTGTCGTTGCTGGCCGATCGGCTGGACGACGTGATGCGCGTGCTCACCGCCAACGACACCACCGCGGTCGAGCACCACCAGACGATGGCCGCCCTGATCGACTGGAGCCACGACCACTGCACGCCCGCCGAACGCCTGTTATGGGCACGGCTGTCGGTGTTCGAGGGCGGGTTCACGCTGCCCGCGGCCGAGGCGGTGTGCGCGGGCGACGGGCTGGACGCCTACGACGTGGCCGACACGCTGGCCGGGCTGGTGGACAAGTCGATCGCCCTGCCGTCCGCCGACCGCAGCCGCTACCACCTGCTGGAACCGTTGCGGCAGCACGGCGCGGCCCGGCTGCGGGACGCGGGCGAGGTGGACGACGTCCGGCTCCGCCACCAGGACTACTTCCGACGTGACGCGGCCCGGCTGGCCGAGTCGTTCGTCGGGCACAACGAGGCCGCGCTGCTCGCCGCGGTCGACGCGGACATGGCCAACCACCGGGTGGTGCTGGCGGACCTGATCGGCAACCCCGCCACCGCGTACGCCGGGCTCCAGATGAGCGTCGACCTGGCCCGCACCCGCTGGTACACCTACGCCGGCCGATTACCGGAAGAGCGGCTGTGGCTGGGGCGCGCGCTGGCCGCCGCACCCGTCGCCGCCGACCCGTTGCGGGCCAGTGCCATCGCCCTCGACGCGTGGATCGCGTTGTGCCTGGGCGTGGAACGGCAGCAGGTCGCGCGGCGGGTGGACGAGGCCGTCGCGTTGGCCCGCGAGGTGGACGTGCCGCTGGCCGCGGTGACGTTCGTGGGCGGCGCGTACATCGTGCTGGCGACCGGCGACCTCGACGGCGTGGAGCTGCTTCGGCAGGCGCACAAGGAGTTCGGGGAGCTCGGGCAGCCGTTCGCGGTGGACCACCACCTCGCGCACATCCTGCTCACCGTGTCGCTCGTGCTGCTCGGCACCCGTGAGCAGGCCGAGCCCGCGGCGGACGACTTCCTCACCACCTGCCAACAGCTCGAAGCGGCCTGGGGGCTGAGCTGGGCGCACTGGTGCAACGGCGTGGTCGAGACCCGGTGGGGTGATCCGAAACGGGCACTGGAAGTGCTGCGGGAGGGCCTGCGGATCCAGCGGGCGATCCGCGACAAGTGGGGCCCGCTGTGGACGATCGAGGCTTTGGGCTGGGCGCACGTGCGCGCCGGTGACGCCCGCGCCGCCGCACGGATGCTGGGCCTGGCACACCGGCTGCACCGCGTCACCGGCGTGCGGGTCGACGGCCTGGTGCCGTTCTCGCTGCTCTCGGAGCAGACCGCGGCCCAGGCCAGGGCGGCGCTCGGCGACGACGAGTACGAGCGGGCCTACGCGAGCCGGGCCGAGTCCGTGGACGAGGCGCTGGCAATCGTGCTCGACGAGGACGTCGCCGCGAACAGCGCGCCGGACCACCGCCCGGCCGGGCTCACCCCGGCCGAGTGGAACGTGGCCCGGCTGGTGGGTGACGGCCTGTCCAACACGGAGGTCGCCACCAGGCTGGTGATCTCCCCCGCGACCGTGCACACCCACCTGACCCGGATCTACCGCAAGCTCGACATCGCCAACCGCCACCAGCTCATCACCCTG
- a CDS encoding carbohydrate binding domain-containing protein — protein MRARSQRWTALLVAAGLAAATWAAPIGSAEDSTTPPAAAGSTTVFYRLPSGWPVANVHYQPRNGPWTAVPGERMEAACAGWVRRTVSLADATGLVAVFNNGSGTWDNNNGQNYSLGTGNVTVAAGVTGTGDPCGADPGPGPDPTGDAEVYYFTKTRNWTATRIHYQPTGGTWTAVPGVPMEQVCADWARASVDLGTATGLKAAFNNGSGQWDNNNGADYTIGTGRSTVKDGVVTAGAADPCGPPAPQDTIAPTVPTGLQATASELTVSLAWTASTDNVAVAGYEITRTGGALGTVVRNTGNVGFADGPLTANTTYTYTLKAYDAAGNKSASTASVAVTTGDAPPAPPGGTPLGGDPREDSIYFVMTARFNDGVTANNRGGSQHVRSGNAANNDPMFRGDFQGLVDKLDYIKGLGFSAVWITPVVLNRSDYDFHGYHGWDFYRVDPRLETPGASYQDLINKAHAKGLKIYQDVVYNHSSRWGAKGLFQAKVFGVRDNQWSWHYDQPVQGFEYDGLTIDPNTGKSYYNGDLWSTTEPTGNTCVDWGKPTQYTSPEGYRIYSCQWPSPTSGMFPAQLYHRCWIGNWEGEDSRSCWLHDDLADFNTENPIVQKYLIDAYNRFIDMGVDGFRVDTAVHIPRVTWNRRFLPAIQQHATAKFGEKGRDFFVFGEVAAFVNDKWNRGSVNHSAQFFTWKERREYSADDATASLEQYDYEQGMGTGGQPTSRNAFLDGNAYHAPDHSKFSGMNIIDMRMHMNFGDANNAFWNAKDSDDSTNDATYNVTYVDSHDFGPNKSSVRYSGGTDAWAENMSLMWTFRGIPTLYYGSEVEFQAGKPIDCGPTCPLATTGRAYFGDQIAGQVTASDYGVVSSASGTVATTLQKPLVKHVQRLNQIRRAVPALQKGQYSTDGVSGGMAFKRRYTSGSVDSFALVTVSGSATFGGIPNGTYRDVVTGDTKVVTGGSLSASVGGKGNVRVYVLDLPGNPAPGKVGVDGPYLK, from the coding sequence ATGCGAGCAAGATCGCAACGATGGACCGCCTTACTCGTGGCGGCGGGCCTGGCCGCGGCGACCTGGGCCGCGCCGATCGGTTCCGCCGAGGACTCGACCACACCGCCGGCCGCGGCCGGCTCCACGACCGTCTTCTACCGCCTGCCGTCGGGCTGGCCGGTGGCCAACGTGCACTACCAACCGCGAAACGGGCCGTGGACCGCCGTGCCCGGGGAACGTATGGAAGCGGCGTGCGCCGGCTGGGTGCGCCGGACCGTGTCGCTCGCCGACGCCACCGGCCTGGTCGCGGTGTTCAACAACGGCTCGGGCACCTGGGACAACAACAACGGGCAGAACTACAGCCTGGGCACCGGGAACGTCACGGTCGCCGCCGGCGTCACGGGCACCGGAGACCCCTGCGGCGCCGACCCAGGCCCGGGCCCGGACCCGACCGGCGACGCCGAGGTCTACTACTTCACCAAGACCCGGAACTGGACCGCGACCCGCATCCACTACCAGCCCACCGGCGGCACGTGGACCGCCGTGCCGGGCGTGCCCATGGAACAGGTCTGCGCGGACTGGGCACGAGCCTCGGTCGACCTCGGCACCGCCACCGGCCTCAAAGCCGCGTTCAACAACGGCTCCGGCCAGTGGGACAACAACAACGGCGCCGACTACACCATCGGAACCGGGCGCAGCACCGTCAAGGACGGCGTGGTCACCGCGGGCGCGGCCGATCCCTGCGGACCCCCTGCCCCGCAGGACACGATCGCGCCCACCGTGCCGACCGGCCTCCAAGCCACCGCGTCCGAACTCACCGTCTCCCTGGCCTGGACCGCCTCCACCGACAACGTCGCCGTCGCGGGCTACGAGATCACCCGCACCGGCGGCGCGCTGGGCACGGTCGTGCGCAACACCGGCAACGTGGGTTTCGCCGACGGCCCGCTGACCGCGAACACCACCTACACCTACACCCTCAAGGCCTACGACGCGGCGGGCAACAAGTCCGCCTCCACCGCGTCCGTCGCGGTGACCACGGGAGACGCGCCACCCGCCCCACCCGGCGGCACACCGTTGGGCGGCGACCCGCGCGAGGACTCGATCTACTTCGTGATGACCGCACGCTTCAACGACGGCGTCACGGCCAACAACCGGGGCGGCAGCCAGCACGTCCGCTCCGGCAACGCGGCCAACAACGACCCGATGTTCCGCGGCGACTTCCAAGGCCTGGTCGACAAGCTCGACTACATCAAGGGCCTCGGCTTCTCCGCCGTCTGGATCACCCCGGTCGTGCTCAACCGCTCGGACTACGACTTCCACGGCTACCACGGCTGGGACTTCTACCGCGTCGACCCGCGCCTGGAGACCCCCGGCGCGTCGTACCAGGACCTGATCAACAAGGCGCACGCCAAGGGCCTGAAGATCTACCAGGACGTCGTCTACAACCACAGTTCCCGCTGGGGCGCGAAGGGCCTGTTCCAGGCCAAGGTCTTCGGCGTCCGCGACAACCAGTGGTCCTGGCACTACGACCAGCCCGTGCAGGGCTTCGAGTACGACGGACTGACCATCGACCCGAACACCGGCAAGTCGTACTACAACGGCGACCTGTGGTCGACCACCGAGCCGACCGGCAACACGTGCGTCGACTGGGGCAAACCCACCCAATACACGAGCCCCGAGGGTTACCGCATCTACAGCTGCCAGTGGCCCAGCCCCACCTCGGGCATGTTCCCCGCGCAGCTCTACCACCGCTGCTGGATCGGCAACTGGGAGGGTGAGGACTCACGCTCGTGCTGGCTGCACGACGACCTGGCGGACTTCAACACCGAGAACCCGATCGTGCAGAAGTACCTGATCGACGCCTACAACCGGTTCATCGACATGGGCGTGGACGGCTTCCGGGTCGACACCGCCGTGCACATCCCCCGCGTGACCTGGAACCGCCGGTTCCTGCCCGCGATCCAGCAGCACGCCACCGCGAAGTTCGGCGAGAAGGGCCGCGACTTCTTCGTCTTCGGCGAGGTCGCCGCGTTCGTCAACGACAAGTGGAACCGCGGCTCGGTCAACCACTCGGCGCAGTTCTTCACCTGGAAGGAGCGCCGCGAGTACAGCGCCGACGACGCCACCGCCTCGCTGGAGCAGTACGACTACGAGCAGGGCATGGGCACGGGCGGGCAGCCGACGAGCCGCAACGCGTTCCTCGACGGCAACGCCTACCACGCGCCGGACCACTCGAAGTTCTCCGGCATGAACATCATCGACATGCGTATGCACATGAACTTTGGCGATGCGAACAACGCGTTCTGGAACGCCAAGGACTCGGACGACTCGACCAACGACGCCACCTACAACGTGACGTACGTGGACTCGCACGACTTCGGGCCGAACAAGTCCAGCGTGCGCTACTCGGGCGGCACGGACGCGTGGGCGGAGAACATGAGTCTCATGTGGACGTTCCGGGGCATCCCGACGCTCTACTACGGCTCGGAGGTCGAGTTCCAGGCGGGCAAGCCGATCGACTGCGGACCGACGTGCCCGCTGGCCACCACCGGGCGGGCCTACTTCGGCGACCAGATCGCGGGTCAGGTCACGGCGTCCGACTACGGCGTGGTGTCGTCCGCGTCCGGCACCGTCGCCACCACGTTGCAGAAGCCGCTGGTCAAGCACGTGCAGCGGCTCAACCAGATCCGCCGGGCGGTGCCCGCGTTGCAGAAGGGCCAGTACTCGACCGACGGCGTCTCCGGCGGCATGGCGTTCAAGCGCCGCTACACGTCCGGGTCGGTGGACAGCTTCGCGCTGGTCACCGTCTCCGGGTCGGCGACGTTCGGCGGCATCCCCAACGGCACCTACCGCGACGTCGTCACGGGTGACACGAAGGTCGTCACCGGCGGCAGCCTGTCCGCGTCGGTGGGCGGCAAGGGGAACGTGCGGGTCTACGTGCTGGACCTGCCGGGCAACCCGGCGCCGGGCAAGGTCGGCGTCGACGGGCCGTACCTGAAGTGA